The following are encoded in a window of Roseimaritima ulvae genomic DNA:
- a CDS encoding nucleotidyl cyclase domain-containing protein, with the protein MTRLHLSILALFSWFFVFYNVERLYAPVNLASFVYLLAPALGMAMLCVPRMHRVPTYWYFPIALVAVVILRYVFNYRLDGTAFSLALTESLATWLTIWLSGQLAKGIEEYRDAAATAIFNHVSDCRPFEQAQSDIVREVRRARQFDRPIAVLALNPTAEDGAATLDRFTEEFKTALLKQYVSARAAECLGNQLKQHDILTQSGDQFIALLPEISRQDGLRLAEQMREQLRRQLGVDLQVGISMFPEDEITAIGLIERAEADVKELLDTAATASQDAAQHACDNADDVAKAMGRQGHDPKVESVFP; encoded by the coding sequence ATGACACGGCTTCATCTCTCCATCCTCGCCTTATTTAGCTGGTTCTTCGTTTTTTATAATGTCGAGCGGTTGTATGCGCCGGTGAATCTGGCTTCGTTCGTTTATCTTTTGGCGCCCGCCTTGGGCATGGCCATGTTGTGTGTTCCGCGCATGCATCGTGTACCAACCTATTGGTACTTTCCCATCGCTCTCGTGGCGGTGGTTATCCTGCGTTACGTGTTTAACTACCGGCTGGACGGAACCGCCTTCAGTTTGGCGCTTACCGAAAGCTTGGCGACCTGGCTGACCATTTGGTTGAGTGGTCAGTTGGCCAAAGGCATCGAAGAGTATCGAGACGCGGCGGCGACGGCGATCTTTAACCATGTTTCGGATTGTCGACCCTTCGAGCAGGCGCAGTCGGATATTGTGCGGGAAGTCCGCCGTGCCAGACAGTTCGACCGACCGATTGCGGTGCTGGCTTTAAATCCCACTGCGGAGGACGGCGCGGCGACCCTGGATCGCTTTACCGAAGAGTTTAAGACCGCGTTGCTAAAGCAATACGTATCGGCTCGGGCTGCTGAATGCCTTGGCAACCAGCTCAAACAGCATGACATCCTGACTCAATCCGGCGATCAATTTATTGCCCTGCTGCCCGAGATCAGTCGTCAGGATGGTCTCCGGCTTGCCGAACAGATGCGTGAACAACTGCGGCGACAACTGGGGGTCGACTTGCAAGTCGGGATCTCCATGTTCCCCGAAGACGAGATCACTGCGATCGGCCTGATCGAACGAGCCGAAGCGGATGTCAAGGAGCTGCTGGACACGGCCGCCACCGCCAGCCAAGACGCGGCACAGCATGCGTGTGACAATGCCGACGATGTTGCCAAAGCGATGGGCCGGCAGGGGCACGATCCCAAAGTGGAATCGGTGTTTCCATGA
- a CDS encoding sugar transferase: MHRVISKRTAPPIRRPGRRIKRVLDITLVLLTAPVLAPLIGLCALAVLLESGRPIFFLQNRTGVGGRRFRMYKFRTMVPNAEQMKHELAHLNELTWPDFKMSNDPRVTRVGRFLRRSSLDELPQLINVLKGDMSLVGPRPTSFAADTYDLWHTERLEVTPGVTGLWQVSGRSDVDFDERARLDIEYIEKQSMLYDLQILLKTFAAIFTKRGAY; this comes from the coding sequence GTGCACCGCGTGATTTCGAAACGTACCGCGCCGCCCATTCGTCGGCCGGGTCGGCGGATCAAACGCGTCTTGGATATCACTTTGGTGCTGCTGACCGCGCCGGTATTGGCGCCGCTGATTGGTCTGTGTGCGCTGGCGGTTCTGTTGGAATCGGGACGTCCGATCTTCTTCTTGCAAAATCGCACCGGTGTCGGTGGACGCCGATTCCGAATGTATAAGTTCCGCACCATGGTGCCCAATGCGGAACAGATGAAACACGAGTTGGCGCACCTGAATGAGTTGACTTGGCCCGATTTCAAGATGTCCAATGACCCGCGCGTGACCAGGGTCGGACGCTTTCTCCGCCGCAGTAGCTTGGATGAGTTGCCGCAATTGATCAACGTTTTGAAAGGCGACATGAGCCTGGTTGGGCCCCGCCCCACTTCCTTCGCCGCCGACACCTATGACCTCTGGCACACCGAGCGGTTGGAGGTGACCCCCGGCGTCACAGGACTGTGGCAGGTCAGTGGTCGAAGCGATGTCGATTTCGACGAACGAGCGCGGCTGGATATCGAGTACATCGAGAAGCAATCGATGCTGTATGACTTGCAAATTTTGCTGAAAACCTTTGCGGCTATCTTCACCAAACGCGGCGCTTATTAA
- a CDS encoding GumC family protein, which translates to MTHTTTTPAGGSEVTPVDLLYRLWRRKVWALAMIALCVLTSWFYLQRAPRQYEIRANLLLQPGAHGLRVGEMHNGRPDAELIATHSEILSSRKLLTQAVESYRASAEVELEAADPPQLPPELLVEQLSEQLTVKRVVGTRVLNVALRWGDREQGKALVEHLFECYQSLLFDLNQGGQVEALSTLAATERELRAELTELQQQYRTLRESSPLVGDIDAGLTPQQTLIDELSASYAEVRSRRIGLENRLAALDDERSGQHVARRPRLQDGSTELVSTASLTTISDEDQAAETGWAALQMLSDIDLKGLQDPVAIQQELFQAEVRRQELIKKYRGKHPDLQAVENQIADWKARLQVLADRAPLTMERELRAAKLQEEHLHQLYEQELAEAKQLDQHRLEQIHLRAQMEQVQTLHGSILSQLTDLRLNNKVTTEGGADLRVMVLDEAMASLKPVWPNNKLVLGGGLLIGLVGSSVLTLIPVPRPDSPSAASPSDTSSTDGSAANDQGGEPCTA; encoded by the coding sequence TTGACGCATACAACCACCACGCCTGCCGGCGGGTCTGAAGTTACTCCTGTCGATCTTCTGTATCGGCTTTGGCGCCGCAAAGTTTGGGCGCTGGCGATGATCGCTTTATGTGTGCTGACCAGTTGGTTTTATCTCCAGCGGGCTCCGCGCCAGTACGAGATCCGTGCCAATCTGCTGTTACAACCCGGGGCCCACGGGCTGCGCGTCGGGGAGATGCACAACGGTCGCCCGGATGCCGAACTGATTGCGACTCATTCGGAAATCTTGTCCAGTCGCAAGCTGTTGACGCAGGCCGTCGAAAGCTACCGGGCGTCGGCCGAGGTGGAACTTGAGGCTGCAGATCCGCCGCAACTGCCGCCAGAGTTGTTGGTGGAGCAGTTGTCCGAACAACTGACGGTCAAGCGCGTGGTGGGCACTCGGGTTTTGAACGTGGCCCTGCGTTGGGGCGATCGCGAACAGGGCAAGGCCTTGGTCGAGCACTTGTTTGAGTGTTATCAGTCGCTGCTGTTCGACCTGAATCAAGGCGGCCAAGTCGAGGCCCTCAGCACATTGGCGGCGACCGAGCGGGAGCTGCGTGCGGAACTGACCGAACTGCAGCAGCAGTACCGAACACTGCGAGAATCAAGTCCGCTGGTGGGAGACATCGACGCGGGGCTGACTCCTCAGCAAACCCTGATTGATGAATTGAGTGCTTCGTATGCCGAGGTCCGCAGTCGTCGGATCGGTTTGGAGAACCGGCTCGCGGCACTCGACGACGAACGCAGTGGACAGCATGTGGCGCGTCGTCCGCGGTTGCAGGATGGTTCCACCGAATTGGTTTCCACCGCTTCCCTGACAACGATCTCCGACGAAGACCAGGCTGCGGAAACCGGCTGGGCGGCGCTGCAGATGTTAAGTGACATCGATCTGAAGGGGCTGCAGGATCCGGTCGCCATCCAGCAAGAATTGTTTCAAGCCGAGGTGCGACGTCAGGAGCTGATCAAGAAGTACCGCGGCAAGCATCCCGACTTGCAAGCCGTCGAGAACCAGATCGCCGACTGGAAGGCCCGCCTTCAAGTGCTGGCGGATCGAGCTCCGCTGACCATGGAACGGGAGCTGCGTGCGGCGAAATTACAGGAAGAACATCTGCACCAGTTGTACGAGCAAGAACTCGCCGAGGCCAAGCAACTCGATCAGCATCGCTTGGAACAGATCCACCTGCGAGCTCAAATGGAGCAGGTGCAGACGCTGCATGGTTCGATCCTTTCGCAATTGACCGACTTGCGTTTGAACAACAAGGTCACCACCGAAGGCGGCGCGGATTTGCGGGTGATGGTTTTGGATGAAGCCATGGCCAGTCTGAAGCCGGTCTGGCCCAACAACAAATTGGTCCTTGGTGGCGGATTGTTGATCGGATTGGTGGGCAGTTCGGTGTTGACCTTGATCCCCGTGCCGCGTCCGGATTCGCCCTCTGCCGCATCGCCCTCGGACACTTCGTCTACAGATGGCTCCGCTGCAAACGATCAGGGAGGTGAACCGTGCACCGCGTGA
- a CDS encoding PQQ-like beta-propeller repeat protein, which yields MRCPCFSTILLTAVICGFSVSAVATAEEAWPTFRGPERTGVSPDTGLLTAWPEDGPKLVWSTSGAGRGYASLAIVDGKIYTLGDGLSTTDDEDEYVVCFDQATGKQLWASKTGEAWNSGKPTWQGSRSTPTVDGDRLYVVTPHGQLICFQTDGKEVWRRDIKEDLGGKKADSWGYSESVLIDGDKLVCTPGGPQHTMAALDKMTGETLWTTARAEDRGAGHASMVIASIGGTKVYVQTTGSGAMGVRASDGKLLWTYDIKKTTAVIPSPIVRDDLVFFTAGYGTGGALLRQVPTSNGEVKAEEIYPTTPALGNKHGGVVLVDDHLYGDTEDRGTPFCAELMTGDIVWKSRGSGRNSASMTAADGYLYVRFSNGTMALAKATPEEYEESGSFKVPGSGRNPSWAHPVVLDGKLYLREGDDVLCYDIADS from the coding sequence ATGCGTTGTCCTTGTTTTTCAACGATTTTGCTGACGGCAGTGATATGCGGTTTCTCGGTTTCCGCGGTTGCGACCGCCGAAGAAGCTTGGCCGACGTTTCGCGGTCCCGAGCGAACGGGCGTTTCTCCCGATACCGGTTTGCTGACCGCCTGGCCCGAAGACGGTCCGAAACTGGTTTGGAGTACGTCAGGCGCCGGCCGCGGCTACGCTAGCCTGGCCATCGTCGACGGAAAGATCTATACGCTCGGCGATGGGCTCTCGACTACCGATGACGAAGACGAATACGTGGTCTGCTTCGACCAAGCCACTGGCAAGCAGTTGTGGGCCAGCAAAACCGGCGAGGCCTGGAACAGTGGCAAACCGACTTGGCAGGGTTCGCGCAGCACGCCCACCGTCGACGGCGATCGCTTGTATGTGGTCACCCCACACGGTCAGCTGATCTGCTTCCAAACCGATGGCAAAGAAGTTTGGCGGCGAGACATCAAGGAAGATTTGGGCGGTAAAAAAGCCGACAGCTGGGGCTACAGCGAGTCGGTGTTGATCGACGGTGACAAATTGGTCTGCACCCCCGGCGGCCCGCAGCACACGATGGCCGCCTTGGATAAAATGACGGGCGAAACCTTGTGGACCACCGCTCGCGCCGAAGACCGCGGTGCGGGACATGCGTCGATGGTGATCGCTTCGATCGGCGGCACCAAGGTTTATGTGCAAACGACCGGCAGCGGAGCGATGGGCGTGCGGGCCAGCGACGGCAAGCTGCTGTGGACCTACGACATCAAAAAGACCACCGCCGTGATCCCCTCGCCAATTGTCCGCGACGACTTGGTGTTCTTCACTGCGGGGTACGGTACCGGCGGCGCTTTGCTGCGGCAGGTGCCCACCAGCAACGGCGAAGTCAAAGCGGAAGAAATCTATCCCACCACTCCCGCGCTGGGCAACAAGCACGGCGGAGTTGTGTTGGTGGATGACCATCTGTACGGCGACACCGAAGATCGTGGCACCCCGTTCTGTGCGGAATTGATGACCGGCGACATCGTCTGGAAATCGCGTGGCTCGGGACGCAATTCGGCCAGCATGACCGCCGCTGACGGATACCTGTACGTGCGGTTCAGCAACGGCACGATGGCGTTGGCCAAAGCGACGCCTGAAGAGTACGAGGAAAGCGGCAGCTTCAAGGTGCCCGGCAGCGGCCGCAACCCCAGCTGGGCCCATCCGGTTGTACTCGATGGCAAGCTGTATCTTCGCGAAGGCGACGACGTGCTGTGTTACGACATCGCGGACTCCTGA
- a CDS encoding Ig-like domain-containing protein, which yields MLRVERLGERRMLAADLFSISSDTAPNAHFSTAGFVAADLGGNVDVPDDSAATVPIGDSYWNPLKAAIQGVAVLEGHDQPPQRMRVVINQPLEVAVTVAYVVGSSSATVETATAGADYRLVDGAVVIPAGDTEVFLDLAINDDSEVEYLERFSVELVEVRTPQGEIVENAVTTSTQVAERGLYFTDSDGNVLFDPDGTLIDGYSFAFIADDESGVPPPWVDVDVHSMAIQEGSDAVVEVELSQPFFLPLQFDYQTIADTATAVDGSGSGDFVPMSGQLEFAAGQTSASFTIPTIENTDPGSTKKFAFQVTNPWWHKEETGFVFIRDDETTMVGEARQIVVDEGTEAEFWVASFVQSESSLSSDYSVSIDWGDGKTTTGSVRKTDSDSFKVFGRHRYLNNGTFDVAVTIFNVAQDRIQKIRSSVVVENVAPIAVPHEFTVSHNRVLTVGPPGLKNGIVDPGDDFVWVELVQSPAHGHAEINSLDHLYYDPDNSFVGTDTLYFAPRDGDSVGEPVPVTIRVTNATPTTSDARFAVRHDRRSTIPVEVQDRDGDTIQYHIVAPPAYGMVTMDADETIAYTPTAGYTGGDTFSYYVSDGLAESNIATVELVITNAAPVALDSSAHGYEDQTLILSASDFSYIDEDNDSLQFVEIVSVPERGSLMLKGAPLTSGQVVSVAQLAEKGLSFIAAADEHGTIRSEGEPYAHFSFKVHDGLDRSSNIAQLCIDVQPIADAPTTGTSTATTTEDTPYTLSLSDVVYADADLDAMQYLVVTSLPQSGRLTINGNPVVAGQRIVVAAIENGHLQYVPSLNQHGPGIGRFTFAVADVNETSSSDGTIVFNVDPVNDPPTVEASQLSAQADEPLVLSLADFGYQDPEGEPLRSIVVRSIPDSGLLTLDGATVVVGTRVSAAELADGSFRYIPAAGSVAPQHVSFKFTASDGVIESYGHGLVSIAVGATNSPPVPLSSSVVGIEDHAITFAPRDFRSSDSDGDILAGVKITRLPLVGELRFADNQVVSGQFITIDEIENGNLTFVPGENAHGFQYDSLEFAAADFEKESMGVAELVIDVRSVNDVPLTMDMPRQTLLEDRRHYYSVDDFPYADADGDSMHYVQIETLPKLGNIINDFTYLAVGDLISVSDIAAGKVWYRPYRDGSGADYGTFRFRVSDGQDLSETVGSVTYDVVAVNDVPSSQNSSISIVGDEHYIFKTADFPFDDRDGDPLAAVQIVSVPGSGYLLWEDRLVEPQQMIAAVDIEAGKLRYWPATGTEADARTELTFAVSDSVAVGQASVLEILIDQPTGSIVYGIRFLDEHLSQTLDAVEVGETFYAVVDIAMKEAISTPLFSGSLNIELGGGVFSIVGEPEFAQGFDYGFHVAYPPDASLAVGAIRLDPNFFGGEFVRIPLRAEAVGTGAVAARDINPDFHYGTTLFAQTNHVSADRLQHLTETIAVIEAPYLRHNSIMPTDVDGDGSLTPFDVLLVVNELNRNYRNLQSESEDKSDATGVPSSNPEAVSLDVERRKHHFDVSGDGLLSPYDVLKIVNELNRWQRRR from the coding sequence ATGTTGCGTGTCGAACGTCTCGGCGAACGCAGGATGCTCGCTGCGGATTTGTTTTCGATCAGCAGCGATACGGCCCCGAACGCTCACTTTTCGACTGCTGGTTTCGTCGCCGCAGACCTGGGAGGCAATGTCGATGTTCCAGACGATTCTGCCGCAACGGTCCCGATAGGCGACAGCTACTGGAATCCGCTCAAGGCTGCGATCCAGGGCGTGGCAGTACTCGAAGGACATGACCAACCGCCGCAGCGGATGCGAGTCGTGATCAATCAACCGTTAGAGGTGGCTGTCACGGTGGCGTACGTCGTGGGTTCATCGTCGGCCACAGTAGAAACGGCGACGGCTGGGGCAGATTACAGGCTGGTTGATGGTGCCGTTGTCATCCCCGCAGGCGATACAGAAGTTTTCCTGGACCTTGCGATCAATGATGACAGCGAGGTCGAGTATCTAGAGCGATTTTCCGTTGAGCTTGTTGAGGTTAGGACACCGCAAGGCGAGATCGTCGAAAATGCTGTAACGACGTCAACACAGGTTGCAGAAAGAGGACTCTACTTTACCGACTCCGATGGAAACGTCTTGTTTGATCCGGATGGAACCTTAATCGACGGGTACAGTTTTGCTTTCATCGCCGATGATGAGAGTGGCGTGCCTCCTCCTTGGGTCGATGTTGACGTGCACTCGATGGCTATTCAAGAAGGCAGTGATGCGGTTGTCGAAGTCGAATTGAGTCAGCCGTTTTTTTTGCCCCTTCAATTTGACTATCAAACGATTGCCGACACGGCGACCGCCGTCGACGGCTCGGGGAGCGGTGATTTCGTTCCCATGAGTGGGCAGTTGGAATTCGCGGCGGGGCAAACGTCGGCGTCATTTACGATTCCGACAATCGAAAACACTGATCCGGGATCGACGAAAAAATTCGCTTTTCAAGTCACCAACCCGTGGTGGCACAAAGAAGAGACAGGGTTTGTGTTCATTAGGGACGACGAAACCACTATGGTGGGCGAGGCCAGGCAGATTGTCGTTGATGAAGGGACGGAAGCGGAATTTTGGGTCGCCAGTTTCGTCCAAAGTGAAAGCTCGCTGAGCTCCGATTACTCGGTTTCCATTGATTGGGGTGACGGAAAAACAACGACGGGCTCTGTTCGAAAAACAGACTCCGACTCATTTAAGGTGTTCGGGCGTCACCGCTATCTCAACAATGGAACATTTGACGTCGCGGTAACGATCTTCAACGTAGCGCAAGATCGAATTCAGAAAATCCGTAGCAGTGTGGTGGTCGAAAACGTGGCTCCCATCGCGGTGCCTCACGAGTTTACCGTTTCACACAACCGAGTATTGACCGTCGGTCCACCGGGGTTGAAAAACGGTATTGTGGACCCCGGTGATGATTTTGTGTGGGTTGAACTTGTGCAGTCGCCGGCACATGGACACGCTGAAATCAATTCGTTGGATCACTTGTACTATGATCCGGATAATTCATTCGTGGGTACGGATACGCTCTATTTTGCTCCGCGTGACGGTGACTCGGTTGGCGAACCAGTTCCGGTAACGATTCGCGTAACCAACGCCACGCCGACCACCTCCGACGCACGGTTTGCAGTGCGGCACGACCGTCGATCGACAATTCCTGTGGAAGTGCAGGATCGAGATGGCGATACGATCCAATACCACATCGTCGCGCCGCCGGCATACGGCATGGTCACAATGGATGCAGATGAAACCATCGCTTATACACCGACCGCCGGTTACACGGGCGGCGATACGTTTTCTTATTACGTCAGCGACGGATTGGCTGAAAGCAACATCGCTACCGTGGAATTGGTGATCACCAACGCCGCGCCAGTCGCTCTCGACAGTTCGGCACACGGGTATGAAGATCAAACTTTGATATTGTCAGCGAGTGATTTTTCCTACATCGATGAAGATAACGATTCGCTACAGTTTGTTGAAATCGTTTCGGTGCCCGAACGTGGAAGTCTGATGTTGAAGGGAGCCCCCCTCACCAGCGGACAGGTTGTTTCTGTAGCGCAATTGGCTGAGAAAGGATTAAGCTTTATCGCGGCAGCCGACGAGCATGGCACCATCCGTAGTGAAGGCGAGCCTTATGCTCACTTCTCATTCAAAGTTCACGATGGTTTGGATCGTTCCTCAAATATTGCTCAGTTGTGCATTGACGTGCAGCCCATCGCTGACGCGCCAACAACCGGAACTAGCACCGCAACCACTACCGAAGATACGCCGTACACGCTGAGCCTCTCGGATGTCGTGTATGCAGACGCCGACCTTGATGCGATGCAGTATCTGGTGGTGACGTCGCTACCTCAGTCGGGCAGGCTGACGATCAACGGCAACCCGGTTGTTGCCGGACAGCGGATCGTCGTCGCGGCGATCGAAAATGGACATTTGCAGTATGTGCCAAGTTTGAATCAACATGGGCCCGGCATCGGCCGTTTTACATTTGCAGTCGCCGACGTTAATGAAACGTCATCGAGCGACGGAACGATCGTTTTCAACGTTGATCCGGTCAATGATCCGCCCACCGTCGAAGCATCCCAACTATCCGCTCAAGCAGACGAACCGTTAGTTCTTTCCTTGGCGGACTTTGGCTATCAAGACCCCGAAGGCGAGCCCCTGCGGTCGATTGTGGTTCGTTCCATTCCTGACAGCGGCCTGCTGACACTCGACGGAGCGACCGTTGTGGTCGGAACGAGGGTGTCCGCCGCTGAGCTCGCTGATGGAAGTTTCCGCTACATTCCCGCTGCTGGATCGGTTGCTCCGCAACACGTGTCATTTAAATTCACTGCCAGCGACGGTGTGATTGAATCCTACGGACACGGATTGGTCTCGATTGCGGTCGGTGCCACAAACAGCCCTCCCGTGCCGTTGTCCAGTTCGGTGGTCGGCATTGAAGACCATGCGATTACATTTGCACCTCGCGATTTTCGCTCTTCTGATAGCGATGGAGACATCCTGGCGGGCGTCAAGATCACTCGTTTACCGCTAGTCGGTGAGTTACGGTTTGCTGATAACCAAGTGGTTTCGGGACAGTTCATTACGATTGACGAAATCGAAAACGGGAATTTAACTTTCGTTCCCGGCGAAAATGCTCACGGCTTCCAATACGATTCACTTGAGTTCGCTGCAGCAGACTTCGAGAAAGAATCTATGGGGGTCGCGGAACTCGTCATCGATGTTCGTTCAGTAAACGACGTTCCGTTGACGATGGACATGCCGCGGCAGACATTGTTGGAGGATCGTCGCCACTACTACAGTGTGGACGATTTCCCCTACGCGGATGCAGACGGCGATTCGATGCATTATGTGCAAATCGAAACGCTACCGAAGCTCGGAAATATCATCAACGACTTTACCTACTTGGCTGTCGGTGATTTGATTTCGGTCAGTGATATTGCGGCAGGCAAAGTTTGGTATCGCCCGTACCGCGACGGCTCCGGTGCAGACTATGGGACATTCCGTTTTCGAGTTAGTGATGGACAGGACCTGTCGGAAACGGTTGGCAGCGTCACCTATGATGTGGTCGCCGTTAACGATGTACCGTCCTCACAAAATTCGTCGATCAGCATAGTCGGCGACGAACATTACATCTTCAAAACCGCCGATTTTCCGTTCGACGATCGTGATGGCGACCCGCTCGCGGCTGTACAAATTGTTTCTGTTCCTGGTTCCGGATACTTGCTTTGGGAAGATCGGTTGGTTGAGCCGCAGCAAATGATCGCAGCGGTCGATATCGAGGCCGGGAAATTGCGGTATTGGCCAGCGACGGGGACTGAAGCAGATGCGAGAACCGAGTTGACGTTCGCGGTCTCGGACAGCGTAGCAGTTGGTCAGGCCAGCGTTTTAGAAATATTGATCGATCAGCCGACAGGCTCCATTGTTTATGGCATTCGCTTTCTTGACGAACACTTGTCGCAAACGCTTGATGCGGTGGAGGTCGGCGAGACTTTCTATGCGGTTGTGGACATCGCGATGAAGGAGGCGATTAGTACGCCACTGTTCTCTGGGTCTTTAAACATCGAACTTGGCGGTGGCGTATTTAGTATCGTGGGCGAACCGGAATTCGCTCAAGGTTTCGACTACGGCTTTCATGTGGCCTACCCGCCCGACGCTTCTTTAGCGGTAGGGGCGATTCGATTAGACCCTAACTTTTTCGGCGGAGAGTTTGTACGGATTCCTTTGCGTGCCGAGGCTGTAGGAACGGGCGCCGTCGCGGCCAGAGATATCAATCCCGATTTTCACTATGGAACGACTCTGTTTGCTCAAACCAATCACGTGTCCGCCGATAGGCTTCAGCATCTTACGGAAACCATAGCTGTTATTGAGGCTCCCTATTTGAGACACAACTCAATAATGCCGACGGACGTAGACGGCGATGGTTCGCTGACCCCGTTCGACGTGTTGCTGGTGGTCAATGAATTGAATCGCAACTATAGAAACTTGCAATCGGAGTCGGAAGACAAGTCGGACGCAACCGGCGTTCCTTCATCGAACCCCGAAGCGGTTTCGCTCGACGTCGAACGTCGCAAACACCATTTCGATGTGTCCGGAGACGGGCTGCTGTCTCCTTACGACGTACTAAAGATCGTCAATGAATTGAACCGCTGGCAGAGAAGGCGATGA
- a CDS encoding hydrolase: MDHQANATRSSRLLDAEHSGLLIVDVQQRLLPLVRGHERVQRNIQRLLAAAELLSVDVVVTEQYPERLGGTVPELGTLPRPALPKRAFSAAACEGVGQAFREAQLRQIVVVGIETHVCVLQTALDLLAAGWDVFVVVDAVSARGELDHDVALDRLRDEGVSLTTTESCLFEWTTTSTHEHFKAISALVKGG; this comes from the coding sequence ATGGATCACCAGGCCAACGCGACACGCAGTAGCCGCTTGCTCGATGCGGAGCACTCCGGATTGCTGATCGTCGATGTCCAGCAGCGGCTGTTGCCGTTGGTCCGCGGGCACGAGCGGGTTCAGCGAAACATCCAGCGGTTGCTGGCCGCCGCGGAGCTGCTGAGCGTGGACGTGGTGGTCACCGAACAGTATCCCGAGCGACTGGGGGGCACGGTTCCCGAGCTGGGCACGCTGCCCCGCCCTGCCCTGCCCAAGCGAGCCTTTAGCGCGGCGGCCTGTGAGGGCGTCGGGCAGGCGTTCCGTGAAGCTCAGCTGCGACAGATCGTCGTGGTGGGCATTGAGACCCATGTCTGCGTATTGCAAACCGCCTTGGATCTGCTGGCCGCCGGGTGGGACGTGTTTGTCGTCGTCGACGCCGTCTCGGCGCGCGGCGAGCTGGATCACGACGTTGCCCTGGATCGGTTGCGTGACGAAGGCGTCAGCCTGACGACCACCGAAAGCTGCCTGTTCGAATGGACTACCACGTCCACGCACGAGCACTTCAAAGCCATCAGTGCGCTGGTCAAGGGCGGCTGA
- a CDS encoding FmdB family zinc ribbon protein produces the protein MPTYDYECDACGHEFELFQGINDPVKKKCPECKKNKLRRLFGTGGAIMFKGSGFYQTDYRSESYKKAASNDKQTETKSESKSGDAKSSKSAKSSDSSSSKSSKSKT, from the coding sequence ATGCCTACTTACGATTATGAATGTGATGCCTGCGGACACGAATTCGAGTTGTTCCAAGGGATTAACGACCCGGTAAAAAAGAAGTGTCCCGAGTGCAAGAAGAACAAGCTGCGGCGGTTGTTCGGCACCGGCGGCGCGATCATGTTCAAAGGCAGCGGCTTCTACCAAACCGACTATCGCAGCGAGTCGTACAAGAAGGCCGCCAGCAACGACAAGCAGACCGAGACCAAGTCGGAAAGCAAAAGCGGTGACGCAAAATCATCGAAGTCTGCGAAATCCTCGGACTCGTCGTCCAGCAAAAGCAGCAAGTCGAAAACCTAG
- the grpE gene encoding nucleotide exchange factor GrpE — protein sequence MANEELNEEIPSAAEDPQPGDPQATESTAEDATESSSEAGEPSIESLQQQLADADKRVLQAEAEKENFRKRIKADFEMQLRFAALPLLQDILQVRDNLKRALEAAGQNESLREGVAMVAKQLDDNLAKHHCKPIPAVGEIFDPNYHEAIQQAPSDEYAAGVVSMEVTTGYQLHERVVRPSQVIVSTGPANS from the coding sequence ATGGCAAACGAAGAATTGAACGAAGAAATCCCGTCCGCGGCCGAGGATCCTCAGCCCGGTGATCCGCAAGCCACGGAATCGACCGCCGAAGATGCGACCGAGTCGAGCTCCGAAGCGGGCGAACCGAGCATCGAATCGCTGCAGCAGCAGTTGGCCGACGCCGACAAACGCGTGCTGCAAGCCGAGGCGGAAAAAGAAAACTTCCGCAAACGCATCAAAGCCGACTTCGAAATGCAACTGCGGTTTGCCGCGCTGCCCCTGCTGCAAGACATCCTGCAGGTCCGCGACAACCTCAAACGTGCTTTGGAAGCCGCTGGCCAAAACGAAAGCCTCCGCGAAGGTGTGGCCATGGTCGCCAAACAATTGGACGACAACCTGGCTAAGCATCACTGCAAACCGATCCCCGCAGTCGGCGAAATTTTCGATCCGAACTATCATGAAGCCATTCAGCAAGCGCCCAGTGATGAATACGCCGCCGGCGTCGTATCGATGGAAGTCACCACCGGGTACCAGCTGCATGAACGCGTCGTTCGTCCCAGCCAGGTGATTGTCAGTACGGGCCCTGCAAACTCTTAA